The region ACATGAAGATACTGACTGTTAGAGCTTGGAGACTCTATCAATTCTTAAGCAGTATTGGTGTAACAGTTATAGAAACACATCCTAGAAGTGCTTTAAAGAATTCTGGTCTCAGTACTGTTGATGAAGTGTGTAGAAAACTTAATGTATCTATGGATAGATATATTGATAGATTGAAGCACAAAGATCTAAGAGATGCACTTATATCAGCACTAGTGGCTTTGTGCTATAGGAAGAAGTTCTGTATAGAGATGATAGAAGCTGTAGATGGAGTGATATACGTTATTTCATCTCTACAAACAACTCTATAGGTATTCTACATATTGTGTATTTTGCATCCAATAGCTTTGGCAATCTTTCTTCTACTGATGCTTTATCGATTGATTTATTTATGTAGATATGGGTTCTACGTGTACTGTTGCCTCCCAGCCTAGTTCATCTCTAATAGATTTCTCTATTTCGCTAGCAATCTCATGTGCTTTCTTTAGAGGTGTTTCTGGATTTAGCTTTATGTGTAGCGTTACTTCTACATGATTTCCGTATCTGTGGATATGTATATGATGAACATCTTTTATTTCATTCGATAATCTGTAAACAATGTTCTTAATG is a window of Ignisphaera sp. DNA encoding:
- a CDS encoding DUF429 domain-containing protein, with the protein product MVVGGLDLAAYEYRCSGFAVIDEDSNSVEELVCIYRDSEIIENIDRFSIDVLAIDAPIAKVPRFREVDREAIRRGFRVMPPTFRHMKILTVRAWRLYQFLSSIGVTVIETHPRSALKNSGLSTVDEVCRKLNVSMDRYIDRLKHKDLRDALISALVALCYRKKFCIEMIEAVDGVIYVISSLQTTL